In Candidatus Aramenus sp. CH1, the following proteins share a genomic window:
- a CDS encoding protein kinase, whose product MPIRPKKSAVVNGVSRSFKVVGFVLTLIFAFLSLTYYAHSYRSVVTSSHDSLALTTVLKLGLQVELILIFTFIAFSGLISGYLKALGSALLVSIGISVPGIVIFKSHMIFNDEQLVFSLLFFLGSSLVLPVLVRKRGGLKTLIATLLGSVPVLLPLLTYSLRPLPPSFSQTSDLPVLAFLGGQNTYLDEIGLLSSFGVLLGSTLASLRPGFRTGRPEIDVTLPSVAVSLAGIASFAALWGVPSALVYLLPVVGFLSFVSVVKRELGLVPAALALAISLYIAYQALKSLNILNLTITWPAPYFLSPLPLAYLYVVGVNSPLLFDPYALESKALKALNQGNYGIARNYLNMLKSYGISETEVFLEVLSSRNCNAILWMQDNFRIDYSKCGKLLRYSVDCMISKNVLPAPADKILEVLASTDQEYAEKLAGFILSKGTRDIRAQKAKQIMARLYGNHQPQQTSQQPPQPPQPQQLKAPPLDHWKPELWLGRELYGYRVTRVLGSGGTSYVLEGVRGNERYAIKIPKLSGAQKEATRASFTTFVDLSKESSKLQELSENNDAIVRIFGTFIDVNTIKSIENGETSYYLTSPPAIVMELTEGGTLNDLIKKREVILSKYWPDAVKLIFLRIAYALDFIHNPKLQGTTGYVHLDVKPQNVFFKVPPGNLGEEVLENLKYGRTVVKLGDLGSARRIGESFFEYTAEYCPIEQVEAAITRRGAQPSMDVYAFGATLYKALTGVTYNPPEVIKLMDEAVSKMLSGSVGYQEAINRAKNIYASYYGRNLGDVPERFRPIILATTHPNPAQRPKMSEVIEMLKRA is encoded by the coding sequence TTGCCCATTAGACCTAAGAAGTCTGCTGTTGTAAACGGGGTATCAAGGAGTTTCAAAGTTGTTGGATTCGTTCTTACGTTAATCTTCGCTTTCCTGTCCCTGACATACTACGCCCACTCATACAGGAGCGTCGTAACCAGTTCCCATGACAGTTTGGCGCTCACTACTGTATTGAAACTTGGGCTCCAAGTAGAGCTGATTTTGATATTTACCTTTATTGCGTTCTCTGGCCTAATTTCCGGTTACCTTAAGGCGTTGGGTTCGGCCCTGCTAGTATCCATAGGGATCTCCGTGCCTGGAATAGTGATCTTCAAGAGCCATATGATCTTTAACGACGAACAGCTTGTCTTCTCGCTGCTGTTCTTCCTCGGGAGCTCCCTAGTCCTACCTGTCTTAGTTAGGAAAAGGGGAGGCCTAAAGACCCTCATAGCTACTCTCCTAGGCTCCGTACCGGTCCTCTTGCCCCTCCTAACGTACTCGCTGAGACCTCTGCCCCCAAGCTTTTCGCAGACTAGCGACCTACCAGTCCTCGCGTTCTTGGGTGGGCAAAACACTTACCTAGACGAGATAGGATTACTATCCAGTTTTGGAGTGCTCCTAGGCTCGACCTTAGCGTCGCTGAGACCTGGGTTTAGGACTGGGAGGCCCGAGATAGACGTTACCTTACCCTCAGTAGCGGTCTCCCTTGCTGGGATAGCGTCCTTCGCGGCGTTGTGGGGCGTACCTTCAGCCTTGGTCTACCTATTGCCCGTGGTCGGTTTCCTCAGCTTCGTCTCAGTTGTCAAGAGGGAACTGGGATTAGTGCCTGCGGCGTTGGCGTTGGCGATATCGTTGTACATTGCTTACCAAGCCCTTAAGTCGCTCAATATCCTTAACCTCACGATTACGTGGCCTGCACCTTACTTCCTTTCCCCCTTGCCCTTAGCGTACCTCTACGTGGTAGGGGTAAACTCGCCCCTTTTGTTTGACCCATATGCCCTAGAGAGCAAGGCTCTGAAGGCTTTGAACCAGGGGAACTACGGCATAGCCAGGAACTACCTGAACATGCTCAAGAGCTACGGCATCTCCGAGACTGAGGTCTTCTTGGAAGTGCTTTCTAGCAGGAACTGCAACGCCATTTTATGGATGCAGGACAACTTCAGGATTGACTATAGCAAGTGCGGCAAACTCCTAAGATACTCAGTGGACTGCATGATAAGCAAAAACGTCCTGCCAGCGCCAGCTGACAAGATCCTCGAAGTCCTAGCTTCCACAGACCAAGAGTACGCAGAGAAGCTCGCTGGCTTTATACTCTCAAAGGGCACTAGGGACATAAGGGCACAAAAGGCAAAGCAGATAATGGCTAGGCTTTACGGGAACCACCAGCCTCAGCAGACCTCGCAACAACCACCGCAACCGCCACAGCCTCAACAACTGAAGGCGCCTCCCTTAGACCATTGGAAACCAGAGCTCTGGCTAGGTAGGGAACTCTACGGCTATAGGGTGACCAGAGTGTTGGGCTCCGGTGGCACCTCCTACGTCCTTGAAGGCGTTAGGGGAAACGAGAGATACGCAATCAAGATACCAAAACTGTCCGGGGCTCAGAAGGAGGCAACTAGGGCGAGCTTCACTACCTTTGTTGACTTGTCAAAGGAGTCCTCCAAGTTGCAGGAACTGTCTGAGAACAACGACGCAATAGTGAGGATATTCGGTACCTTCATAGACGTCAACACCATAAAGAGCATCGAAAACGGCGAGACCTCCTACTACTTGACGTCTCCCCCAGCAATAGTCATGGAACTGACGGAAGGAGGAACGTTAAATGACCTAATCAAAAAGAGGGAGGTGATACTGTCAAAGTACTGGCCGGACGCTGTGAAGTTGATTTTCCTGAGGATAGCGTATGCCTTGGACTTCATACACAACCCCAAGTTGCAGGGCACAACTGGGTACGTCCACTTGGACGTCAAGCCCCAGAACGTCTTCTTCAAGGTCCCTCCGGGCAACTTAGGAGAGGAGGTACTCGAGAACCTGAAGTACGGGAGGACGGTGGTGAAACTCGGGGATCTGGGCTCAGCCAGAAGAATAGGAGAGTCATTCTTTGAGTACACAGCCGAGTACTGTCCAATAGAACAAGTTGAGGCAGCGATAACTAGGAGGGGGGCGCAGCCCTCCATGGACGTCTACGCCTTTGGGGCCACCTTGTACAAGGCCCTCACGGGAGTGACCTATAACCCACCAGAGGTGATCAAGCTGATGGACGAGGCTGTGAGCAAGATGCTGTCCGGGTCTGTAGGCTACCAGGAAGCAATAAACAGGGCTAAGAACATCTACGCCAGCTATTACGGGAGGAATCTAGGCGACGTGCCCGAGAGGTTCCGCCCAATAATCCTCGCTACTACCCACCCGAACCCCGCCCAGAGGCCAAAGATGAGCGAGGTAATAGAGATGCTCAAGAGGGCATAG
- a CDS encoding tetratricopeptide repeat protein — MAQNLEEIISQLNAGNLNYALMKIKELIAMNPSREAYELLGRILLELGRDEEAIDAFMSAGKLIEVAKIMVNRGRYADALRVLGDNSDPEAKLLRAMAFLKLEQYKDAFKELEDLPEKYASTPLYYKVKGITEYFLGMYYDAIKDLSKAISLYGFDADLFYYRALSHMALGNDKEAEEDFDVAINLNPYYAEAYLGKGIIREKTGKLEEAVKLYTKSLAINPGMRQAYVRRAKTYFKMGREENAMKDVESAMKLDNSKEGSS, encoded by the coding sequence ATGGCTCAAAACCTAGAGGAAATAATATCTCAGCTCAACGCCGGTAACTTGAACTACGCCCTCATGAAGATCAAGGAACTAATAGCCATGAACCCCAGCAGGGAGGCTTACGAACTTCTAGGAAGGATCCTCCTGGAGCTTGGGAGAGATGAGGAGGCAATTGACGCGTTCATGAGCGCGGGCAAGTTAATAGAGGTGGCCAAGATTATGGTAAACAGGGGCAGGTACGCCGACGCGCTAAGGGTTTTGGGAGATAACAGCGACCCAGAGGCAAAGCTACTGAGGGCCATGGCGTTCCTGAAGCTTGAGCAGTACAAGGACGCTTTCAAGGAACTGGAGGACCTCCCAGAGAAGTACGCCTCCACACCCCTTTACTACAAGGTTAAGGGCATAACCGAGTACTTCCTCGGGATGTACTACGACGCAATAAAGGACTTGAGTAAGGCAATCTCCCTTTACGGCTTTGACGCAGACTTGTTCTACTATAGGGCGCTGAGCCATATGGCGTTGGGCAACGACAAAGAGGCTGAGGAGGACTTCGACGTTGCAATAAACTTGAATCCCTACTACGCTGAGGCCTACTTGGGGAAGGGGATTATAAGGGAGAAGACTGGTAAGCTGGAGGAGGCAGTAAAGCTGTACACTAAGTCGTTGGCAATTAACCCCGGGATGAGGCAGGCGTACGTTAGGAGGGCAAAGACTTACTTCAAGATGGGGAGAGAGGAGAACGCTATGAAGGACGTGGAGAGCGCGATGAAGCTTGACAACTCCAAGGAGGGCTCAAGCTGA